A stretch of the Bdellovibrio sp. 22V genome encodes the following:
- a CDS encoding sigma-54 dependent transcriptional regulator, whose translation MRSQRVLILDDESSLRTALFRVLDRKGLNVITANKIEEAKVLCQGETPVDLAIVDLNLPDGDGIEFMTYLKSIMPATEVIILTGHATIESAIRATQKGAFHFVTKPFNLEELMSLIEKALTHKKLQQENQQLRSELNKKYKFDQIIGTSEQIQNVLRLIERVADSDSTVLVTGESGTGKELIARAIHYNSPRATGPFIPINCGAIPSELLESELFGHMKGAFTGAIANRVGRFEMADGGTIFLDEIGDLEPSLQVKLLRALQERSFEPVGSTKTVSVNVRVIAATNLNLEEAVETGRFREDLFYRLNVIPITVPALRERKTDIPLLLNHFMDIFNKSKGRGLTGITADALDCLTNYSWPGNIRELENLVERMTILKGQGQVDTSDLPLKYKSGKSPSSEIGGLEIPDNGMDFNSAVDAYENALILKALEKTGWNRNQAAALLRLNRTTLVEKIKKKGLIPPNEVTPV comes from the coding sequence ATGCGAAGCCAAAGAGTTCTTATATTAGATGATGAGTCCTCACTCAGAACCGCTCTCTTCAGAGTTTTAGATAGAAAAGGACTGAACGTCATCACAGCCAACAAGATCGAAGAAGCAAAGGTCTTGTGCCAAGGCGAAACTCCCGTAGACTTAGCAATCGTTGATTTGAATCTTCCCGATGGGGATGGCATTGAATTCATGACTTATTTGAAGTCCATCATGCCAGCAACGGAAGTCATCATTCTTACAGGACATGCAACTATTGAATCCGCGATTCGCGCGACTCAAAAAGGTGCCTTCCACTTCGTCACAAAACCCTTCAATCTTGAAGAGTTGATGAGCTTGATTGAGAAAGCTTTGACTCATAAGAAGTTGCAGCAAGAAAATCAGCAGCTTCGCTCTGAGTTGAATAAGAAATATAAATTCGATCAAATCATTGGTACCAGTGAACAAATCCAAAACGTGTTGCGTTTGATTGAGCGCGTGGCAGACTCTGACTCAACCGTTCTTGTTACGGGCGAGTCCGGAACTGGTAAGGAATTGATTGCCCGTGCGATTCACTACAATTCACCTCGCGCGACGGGTCCTTTTATTCCTATTAACTGTGGCGCGATTCCTTCTGAGCTTTTGGAAAGTGAATTATTCGGTCACATGAAAGGCGCTTTCACCGGCGCTATCGCCAATCGCGTGGGCCGTTTTGAAATGGCTGACGGCGGAACGATCTTCCTTGATGAGATCGGCGATCTGGAACCTTCATTGCAGGTTAAACTTCTTCGCGCTTTGCAGGAAAGAAGCTTCGAACCTGTAGGCTCAACAAAAACTGTCAGCGTTAATGTGCGCGTGATCGCAGCTACGAATTTGAATTTGGAAGAAGCTGTTGAAACTGGCCGCTTCCGCGAAGATCTTTTCTATCGTTTGAATGTCATTCCTATCACGGTCCCTGCTTTGCGCGAGCGTAAAACAGACATTCCTCTTTTGTTGAACCACTTTATGGATATTTTCAATAAATCCAAAGGACGTGGTTTGACTGGAATCACCGCCGATGCGTTGGATTGCCTGACAAATTACTCTTGGCCGGGAAACATTCGTGAGCTTGAGAATCTTGTCGAGCGCATGACGATCCTTAAAGGCCAGGGCCAAGTTGATACTTCGGATCTGCCGTTGAAATATAAATCAGGCAAATCGCCTTCTTCGGAGATTGGCGGTTTGGAAATTCCTGACAATGGCATGGATTTCAACTCTGCCGTAGATGCTTATGAAAACGCTTTGATCTTAAAAGCGTTGGAAAAGACCGGCTGGAATCGCAACCAAGCGGCGGCTTTGCTGCGCTTAAATAGAACAACATTGGTGGAGAAGATCAAAAAGAAAGGTCTTATTCCTCCCAACGAAGTCACTCCTGTTTAA
- a CDS encoding HAD hydrolase-like protein, translating into MAKYKSLAFDLDDTLLDTSGLLVPMASRRACEAMLAAGLRCTLDECLQARQELAADFSHTEIFTQIVNRYGTNQAGKAIHDALEEFYNPHVPVTLPLLPGSLENLEALKKQYNLFLVTMGSYESQVKKIKALNIEHHFKKIYILNGFIGEKKDSAFRDIVRSEKHHPHELLSIGNRLSSEIRDGKSIGADTCYFAYGEHVGEKPQIPEDHPDFTISHHKELIQVCGL; encoded by the coding sequence ATGGCAAAATATAAATCTTTGGCCTTTGATTTGGACGACACTTTGTTAGACACCTCAGGACTTTTAGTTCCGATGGCGTCCCGTCGCGCCTGCGAAGCCATGCTGGCTGCGGGTTTGCGCTGCACCCTTGACGAGTGCCTGCAAGCACGCCAGGAACTTGCCGCTGACTTTTCGCATACGGAAATTTTCACTCAGATCGTCAATCGCTACGGCACGAACCAAGCCGGCAAAGCGATTCACGATGCTTTGGAAGAGTTTTACAATCCCCACGTGCCAGTGACGTTGCCTCTCCTTCCCGGCTCCTTGGAGAACCTGGAAGCTTTAAAAAAGCAGTACAATCTTTTTCTGGTGACGATGGGATCTTACGAGTCTCAGGTCAAAAAAATCAAAGCCTTGAACATCGAACATCACTTCAAGAAAATTTACATCTTGAACGGATTCATCGGAGAAAAAAAAGATTCTGCATTTCGCGATATTGTGCGCTCTGAAAAACATCATCCTCACGAGCTTCTGAGTATCGGCAATCGCCTTTCAAGCGAAATTCGCGACGGAAAAAGTATTGGCGCCGACACTTGTTACTTTGCTTACGGCGAACACGTCGGCGAAAAACCGCAAATTCCTGAAGACCATCCGGACTTCACGATTTCTCACCACAAGGAACTTATTCAGGTATGCGGACTTTAA
- a CDS encoding histidine kinase dimerization/phospho-acceptor domain-containing protein codes for MRTLKASFLLIGPWDARLQELGAHIATDLQQAWHWIQDSTYDVVALSVTLILGKRFPEFYHEIKRSSPATQFIAVVPEDFSAHQLANLHEEFSFYRVISGYNERDLETHLFSALEEANQRKQDEHLALLIREQTAQLKRLQIELEERVQKRTKFLTEARRKLFLTNSRIEGFKRALMAVHEASSVVEIEQLLNDSMAATVNTSWIRIFYHPQDDMFARQVQTQLSFTQLQVPLFHHHEKVGSIFFLRAPDHPFSRDESDFLTRVAEAVALALDRIQKLKESESFKEQWEATFNSMSDPVVLIDTNYDIIQSNKVLDERLKERNKEETSRKCFKVLYNRDEPCPGCQRGSNFRVQSRSSTPRTYEVYSQSLSLDSEKPPVFVNLYHDITQQLKMEHQILESAKMAELGTIGSSIAHELNNPLGGILSFTQLIKMDMDPSNPLYPDIVEMEAGVQRCKEIVQNLLGFTRNPNADQEGDVSLKETCLRALKIVELQTKSQGIEVKLHFPGDDLQVRGHFNLLAQALKNVLQNAIDHVTERTRQEKGFRGFLDIEIASTSDSAQIIIKDNGTPEKNPSLPMGLGVSVASQILRDHEAHLEFSSSPGQENVAKISFSRPVLRS; via the coding sequence ATGCGGACTTTAAAAGCCAGCTTTCTGCTGATTGGCCCTTGGGATGCGCGCCTGCAAGAATTGGGCGCTCATATCGCCACGGATCTCCAACAAGCCTGGCATTGGATTCAGGATTCCACCTATGACGTCGTTGCCTTGTCGGTCACGCTGATTCTGGGAAAACGTTTTCCGGAGTTTTATCACGAGATCAAACGTTCGTCGCCGGCGACACAGTTTATTGCGGTAGTGCCGGAAGATTTTTCCGCACATCAATTGGCCAACCTGCACGAAGAGTTCTCTTTTTATCGCGTTATCTCCGGATACAACGAAAGGGATTTAGAAACGCATCTCTTTTCAGCTTTAGAAGAAGCCAATCAAAGAAAACAAGACGAGCATTTGGCTTTGTTGATTCGCGAACAGACCGCGCAGCTGAAACGTTTGCAGATTGAACTGGAAGAACGTGTTCAGAAAAGAACCAAGTTCCTCACTGAAGCCCGCCGCAAATTATTTTTAACCAATTCACGGATCGAAGGCTTTAAGCGCGCCCTGATGGCCGTGCATGAGGCAAGCTCGGTTGTTGAAATTGAACAGCTTTTGAATGACTCTATGGCGGCAACCGTGAACACGTCTTGGATTCGTATCTTCTATCACCCGCAGGACGACATGTTCGCGCGCCAAGTCCAGACACAATTAAGTTTCACGCAGTTGCAGGTACCACTGTTTCATCATCATGAAAAAGTCGGCTCTATTTTCTTTTTGCGCGCGCCGGATCATCCGTTTTCCCGTGATGAAAGTGATTTCCTTACGCGCGTGGCGGAGGCTGTGGCCTTGGCCCTGGATCGCATCCAAAAATTGAAAGAGTCGGAATCCTTCAAGGAACAATGGGAAGCGACATTCAACTCGATGTCTGATCCTGTCGTTTTGATTGATACGAACTATGACATCATTCAGTCCAATAAAGTTTTGGATGAACGCCTCAAAGAAAGAAACAAAGAAGAAACTTCGCGCAAGTGTTTCAAAGTTCTCTACAATCGTGATGAACCTTGCCCTGGATGTCAGCGCGGCAGTAACTTCCGCGTGCAATCGCGCAGCTCTACGCCGCGTACTTATGAAGTGTACAGCCAGAGTTTGTCTTTGGATTCGGAAAAACCCCCGGTGTTCGTGAACCTTTACCACGACATCACTCAACAATTAAAAATGGAACATCAGATTCTCGAGTCTGCAAAAATGGCGGAGCTAGGGACGATCGGCTCCAGTATCGCGCACGAACTGAACAATCCTTTGGGCGGCATTTTGTCTTTCACTCAATTGATCAAAATGGATATGGATCCGTCGAATCCGCTTTATCCCGACATTGTCGAGATGGAAGCCGGCGTCCAGCGCTGTAAAGAGATCGTGCAAAATCTTTTGGGCTTCACACGCAATCCAAATGCCGATCAAGAAGGCGATGTGAGTTTGAAAGAGACCTGCTTGCGCGCTTTGAAAATTGTCGAGCTGCAAACGAAGTCCCAGGGAATTGAAGTGAAATTGCATTTCCCTGGTGATGATCTTCAGGTGCGCGGGCATTTCAACTTGTTGGCCCAAGCTTTGAAAAACGTTTTACAAAATGCTATTGACCATGTGACCGAGAGAACCCGCCAGGAAAAGGGATTTCGAGGTTTTCTCGACATTGAAATCGCCTCGACCTCGGACTCTGCCCAGATAATAATCAAAGACAATGGAACTCCCGAAAAAAATCCAAGTCTTCCCATGGGGTTAGGCGTTTCTGTGGCCTCGCAGATCCTGCGTGATCACGAGGCTCACCTCGAATTTTCCTCGTCTCCAGGCCAGGAAAATGTGGCAAAAATTTCCTTCTCCCGTCCAGTTTTAAGGTCCTGA
- a CDS encoding BON domain-containing protein, whose protein sequence is MKKQVMTILILSSLTGYGYAAQNTGSQSGSATNNNTTSDSGAMGSPTTSGTSRTPSSTGSSSDYRSSTPSMGSPTASGTDQTPRAEDTSPSDYRSRTPSTGSPTAAGTGETPTTTGSGSDRSMSAGRTGTSSDTDLAASARRALQEDTALSQEARSVRVDVRNGRATLQGTVSSPEERQQIRSKVMATEGIRSVDDKLTVKE, encoded by the coding sequence ATGAAAAAACAAGTCATGACTATATTGATTCTTTCTTCACTGACGGGATACGGCTATGCGGCTCAAAACACGGGATCGCAAAGCGGTTCTGCGACAAATAATAATACGACAAGTGATAGTGGAGCTATGGGCAGCCCAACAACTTCGGGCACAAGCCGAACTCCTAGTTCAACAGGCTCATCTTCAGACTATCGATCTAGTACACCGTCTATGGGAAGTCCGACAGCTTCAGGTACGGACCAAACTCCTCGGGCAGAGGACACGAGCCCATCAGATTACCGTTCAAGAACTCCTTCAACAGGCAGTCCTACAGCGGCCGGTACTGGTGAAACTCCGACAACAACGGGTTCTGGGAGCGACCGCTCCATGAGCGCGGGTCGTACAGGAACTTCGTCTGACACCGACTTAGCGGCGTCAGCACGTAGAGCCTTGCAAGAAGACACAGCTCTTTCTCAAGAAGCACGCAGTGTGCGAGTCGACGTGAGAAACGGCCGTGCGACACTTCAAGGTACTGTCTCTTCTCCTGAAGAAAGACAACAAATTAGAAGTAAAGTAATGGCAACAGAGGGTATTCGTTCCGTTGATGATAAATTAACAGTGAAAGAATAA